AGCTCAGTTGGGAGAGCACCAGATTTGCATTCTGGGGGTCAGGAGTTCGACCCTCCTAGCGTCCACCATAAGAGAAGCGCTGGGTAAAGAGACCCAGAGAGTTATTTGACAAGAGAATAAGACGTAAGAAGAGAGAGAAGAAGAGCACGAGATAGGCATGCGAGTGTTTTATCGAGTGTGAGAGTAGAGAGCTCAAAGCGAATGATGTCTTTGAGGAAGTAATTAAGGGCGTACGGAGGATGCCTAGGTATCGGGAAGCGAAGAAGGACGTGTTAGGCTGCGAAAAGCATCGGCGAGCCGCCCAAAAGGCTTTGACCCGGTGATGTCCGAATGGGGGAACCCCACCGTTAAGGTGACCACAGACTGAATAAATAGGTTTGTCGGAGCGAACGAAGGGAATTGAAACATCTTAGTACCTTCAGGAAAAGAAAACAAATAAGTGATTCCGGTAGTAGCGGCGAGCGAACCTGGAAGAGGCCAAACCGCAGGAAGTGATTTCTGTTGGGGTTGTGGGACTGTATAAAGTGAGTGATTGCGGCTAGGGGAAAGTGCTGGAAGGCACGGCCAAAGAAGGTGAAAGACCTGTACCCGAAAGCCAAGACACTGCGAGCAGTATCCCGAGTAGCACAGGACACAAACATCCGGTGTGAATCCGGCAGGACCATCTGCCAAGCCTAAATATTCCCCGATGACCGATAGTGAACAAGTACCGTGAGGGAAAGGTGAAAAGAACCCCGGTGAGGGGAGTGAAATAGAACCTGAAACCGTACGCCTACAAGCAGTTGGAGCACAAGCGATTGTGTGACAGCGTACCTTTTGCATAATGGGTCCGCGAGTTATTTTTTGCAGCGAGGCTAAGAGGCATGAGCCTTGGAGCCGTAGGGAAACCGAGTCTGAATAAGGCGCTTGAGTTGCAGGGAATAGACCCGAAGCCACGTGATCTACCCATGGCCAGGTTGAAGCGGAGGTAAGACTCCGTGGAAGAGCCGAACTGGTGGCCGTTGAAAAGGCCTCGGATGAGCTGTGGGTAGGGGTGAAAGGCTAATCAAACGTGGCGATAGCTGGTTCTCCCCGAAAAATATTTAGGTATTGCCTTGTATGTTTCTTGTAGGGGGTAGAGCACTGATTAAGCTAGGGGCCTTGCCGGGTTACCAAACTTAGTCAAACTCCGAATACCAACAAGTAAGAATACAGGAGACACACTGTGGGCGAGAAGGTCCATAGTGGAGAGGGTAAGAGCCCAGACCGGCAGCTAAGGTCCCCAAGAATGTGCTAAGTGGAAAAGGATGTGGGAACGTTTAGACAGCCAGGATGTTGGCTTAGAAGCAGCCACCATTTAAAGAAAGCGTAATAGCTCACTGGTCTAATGGTCCCGCGCCGAAGATTCAACGGGGCTCAAGCACATCACCGAAGCACCGGATAGATGTAAATCTATGGTAGGGGAGCATTGTCTCGACCGTCGAAGGCATTCTGTGAGGGGTGCTGGAGGAAAGACAAGAGCAAATGCGGACATGAGTAGCGTAAGACGGGTGAGAACCCCGTCCGCCGATAACCCAAGGGTTCCTGGGAGAGGTCAATCCCCCCAGGGTAAGCCGGGTCCTAAGGTGAGGCCGAGAGGCGTAACCGATGGCAATCAGGTGAATATTCCTGAGCCAGAGACATGGAGCGATGCAGGGGCGCAGAGGGATAGGAGGAGCTGGGTATTGGATACCAGTCTAAGGCCGTAGGGAGAAGAGGTAGGGAAATCGCCTTTTTGACCAACTGAAAGCTGATGGCGTAAGTTCTCTGAGTCCGTACTGACAAGAAAAGCTGCTAAGTGATGAAGTGTCTTTGCCCGTACCGTAAACCGACACAGGTGGGTGGGTAGAGTATACCAAGGCGTTTGAGAGATCCCAGGCAAAGGAACTCTGCAATTTACTACCGTAACTTCGGGAGAAGGTAGGCCCGCGAGAGCGGGTGGCACAAAATAGGGACTAGCGACTGTTTACCAAAAACACAGGACTCTGCGAAACCGCAAGGTGACGTATAGGGTCTGACGCCTGCCCGGTGCTGGAAGGTTAAAAGGAGAAGTCAGCCGCAAGGTAAAGCTTTGAATTGAAGCCCCAGTAAACGGCGGCCGTAACTATAACGGTCCTAAGGTAGCGAAATTCCTTGTCGGGTAAGTTCCGACCTGCACGAATGGCGTAACGACTGGTCCGCTGTCTCTGCCTGGCACTCAGCGAAATTGAAATGGGGGTGAAAATGCCCCCTTCCCGCGACAGGACGGAAAGACCCCGTGAACCTTTACTGCAACTTGGCATTGGTTTCTTGGATATGTTGTGTAGGATAGGTGGGAGGCTTTGAGCCCGTGGCGCCAGCTGCGGGGGAGCCATCGTTGAAATACCACCCTGCATGTCTGAGAATTCTAACCTCGAACCCTAAGCGGGTTCAGGGACAGTGCCTGGCGGGCAGTTTGACTGGGGCGGTCGCCTCCCAAAATGTAACGGAGGCGCGCGAAGGTTACCTCAGCCTGGATAGAAACCAGGCGTCGAGCGCAAGAGCAGAAGGTAGCCTCACTGAGAGACCGACAGGTCGAACAGACACGAAAGTGGGTTCTAGTGATCCGGTGGCACCGCATGGAAGGGCCATCGCTCAACGGATAAAAGGTACTCCGGGGATAACAGGCTGATACCGTCCAAGAGTTCACATCGACGACGGTGTTTGGCACCTCGATGTCGGCTCATCACATCCTGGGGCTGGAGCAGGTCCCAAGGGTTTGGCTGTTCGCCAATTAAAGTGGTACGCGAGCTGGGTTCAGAACGTCGTGAGACAGTTCGGTTCCTATCCGTCGTGGGCGTTTGGGAAGTTGCAGGAACCTGACCTTAGTACGAGAGGACCGGGTTGGACGAACCCCTGGTGAACCAGTTGTCACGCCAGTGGCACAGCTGGGTAGCTATGTTCGGTTTGGGTAACCGCTGAAAGCATCTAAGCGGGAAACTATTCCTAAGATGAACTTCCTCGAGAGCAATCTCGCAGGGCACTTGAAGACGACAAGTTCGATAGGATGGATGTGTACGTGCTGTAAGGCATTGAGCTAACCATTACTAATCACCCTGACCACTTCCTTTTAAGACATCATTGGCATTGAGCCATCTTTCTCAATCACTCATCTCTTCAACACTCTCTTCTTACGCTTTATCTTCTCTGTCTGTTCTTGTTTACCTTTTTTATACGTGAACCCCTTCTCTCCTAAAAACTGAGAACCTCACGTTCTAGTCTCGATTTGGCTGTGCTGATTGCGGCGGGGAAATACCGGATCCCATTCCGAACTCCGAAGTCAAGCCCGCCTGCGGCAATGGTACTGCACCCTTAGGTGTGGAAGAGTAGCTCGGTGCAGCCTTTATTTTTTACCCCTAAGCGATACAAAAATATCTCTTAGGGGTTTTTTATTTTACAATGAAGTTTGATATCAATCATCCTATGATAACTCAAATAACTAAATTAAAATAATCTCCATGTCGTTTTTTATATGGAGTGGTGCATTATGATGAAATTTGTTGTCATTGCAAAATGACTAGATTTTTCTTTTAAGTCTTGTAAGCAGTACGATTCTTTTTACGTTTTAAATTTATAATATTTGAGTTGATTTTCCTTCTTCATCAATGGCAACCATCGAAAAGATTCCACTTACAGCAAGTTCTTTATCTGTAGAATACATTTTTTCTGTAAAAATTTTGACTTCAACTTTCAGGCTTTTTTTTCCCACATAAGTCACCGTCCCATAAATATCTGCAAAGGTACCTGCTGGAATTGGTAACTTAAAGTCTGTTTTATCAAGTGATACTGTTACCATACGTTTTCTACAAAATCTTGTAGCTGTGATAAAGGCAACTTCGTCCATCCAGTTTAATGCGGTACCGCCAAAAAGAGTATTGTAATGATTTGTTGTATCTGGGAAAACACATTTAATCATATTTGTTTTAGAAAGATTGATTCTTTCTTCAATTTCTTTTTCTTTTATGTCCATAATTTTTACCTATTTGTGAATTGAAGATTATATAAAAATTAAAGAATGAAATAAATTTATTATTTAAATAAGCAGTAAAATAAGTAACTTGTAATTTTGCTATTAGCAAGTGATTTTTTAATTAATAGAATCAAATTCTTTGATTTTTAAAAAGATATTTTTTTGATCAATATTTTGCATACAATTTAAGTTTTTAAAACGACATTGACTGTGACCGTGACGGGTACAAGGACTGCACGATAGATAATTATATTCAATTGAAATATTAGAATTAAGTGGTACAAAACCAAATTTTGGCGACGTAGAACCAAAAATAATGCTAGCAGGGATATTAAAAATATCAGCTGCATGCCCAGCAAAAGAATCATTTGATACTAAATATCTGCAATTTGCAATAATGTTTAAAGATTGTTCTAGAGTTGTTTTATTGACCATATTTATAACTCTATTATTTTTGGGAAAGCATAAGTAGTCTCCAATAAATGTTTCTTTCTCAGCTCCACAAATAATAACAGAAAGATTTGTTTTATTTATAATTTCACTAATAAGTAGCCTAAATTTTTCTTTAGGCCATGACTTTATAAAACCGCTAGAACCAGGAAATATACATATATAATTATTACTCGAAAATAATTCTGGTATTATATTTTTTGTTTCTAAAATAATTTCTTTGTTATTAAAATCAGTTACAAAGCTTTTATTGTCTTTTTGAATGATTTTGTTTATTAATAAGTCTTGAATTTCTCTAATTTTTTTGTATTTTGTGGTAGAAGATTTATTTTTTTGTTTGAAATAAAAAAATGATAAGAAAATTAGAAAAAATCTGTATAAAGTCATTTTTTTTATAAAGAATTTTTTTTCTATAAATATTTTATTTTTTTTAATTAAGTGCTTAAAACATTTTTTACTTCTAGTTGTTTTCTGTAGATCAATAAATATTTCTTTTTTATTTTTTGGTATAGATGTAATAAAATTTAAAAAATATTCTTTGTCAACTTGTTTATTTTCAATATAGAAATCAATTTTATCTTTACTGTCAAAGATGATATAAGATTTTAATCCTATGATTTTTTGCGCAATTGCAATGTTTGAAGAAGATGTAATAAAAACAGGAAAATAGTTATTTTTAATTAGTTTTACCACAGAATGGCTAGCAATCAAGGCGTCTCCAATTGAAGTAAGACGCGTTATATAAACAACTCTTTCGTATAAATGCATTTTTTCTTGAGAGATATTATTTTGCATTTGAATTATTTTTCTTTAAAGAAGCGAAAAAAAATAAAGAACTAAATATTGCTAAAGATACTAAATATAACGCTCCGCCAATTGCTGAAATAAATGTAGTTAACGAAAAGTTTCCTACAGATGGAGGAAAAAAAGCTTGCAAAATAATGCCAACTCCAAATAAAGGAATTGAGGCTAAATTTAAAGTAACTAGAATTTTTATCTTCTTTTCAGAAATAAATGAATAAAGAATTGGCAGAGTTACTCCAATTAATATAATTGTTATTCCCATAGAATTCATATGGGCGTGTGCAGAACGCAATAATGTTCTTTGCCACAACATAGAGGCAGAAGGTTCGATGCCAGTTAATATGAGATTTTCAATGTATGCGCCGAGCAAACTTCCAAATACACTCCAGCTAAAAATCCAAAAAAATCCTATGCCTATTATAATTAATCTTAGTTTTTGCAAAATACTGCCCTCTTACTTATTTTGCTAATCCATGGAGCAATCAAGGTTTTGTCATTAAATAGGTGACAAAATTAATTGATTCTTGAGCAATTCACAAAGACTAAACATCGACATCAAGGAAATCCTCAATTACGATCATAGTGTGGCAATCTGATTGCTAGGATTAAATTATAGAATATTTGGTATAAATCAATGCACCTTCGGTTAGAAAATTTTGATGGACCTCTAGACCTACTCTTGCATCTTATTAAAGCTCAAGAGCTTAATATCTTTAATATCCCAATTTTAATGATTACGGAACAATTTTTAAGTTTTTTAAAACAAGTTCCTGAGCTTGATTTTTTTTCTGCTGGTGAATATTTGGCCATAGCCGCTCAATTAATTGAGATTAAAGCAAATATGCTTTTGCCCGTGTTACAAAAAACCATTAACGTTGAAGCCGAATCTTTAGATGATATTGCCGAAGAAGACCCTCGTAAATTACTTGTAGAACAATTACTTGAGTTTGAAGCTTTAAAAAAAGCATCTGAGTTTTTGCAAAATTTAAATGCAACTGTTCAAGATGTGTTTCCTTCTGCAGAATATAAAAGAAGAGAAGAAGAATTTGCTGAGTTTGAACATCCAATTAAAGGTAACCCATTTGATTTGATTATTTCGCTAGAAAAGATTTTATTAAAATTTTCGGGTCATACTACACCAAAAGTGGTGGTTAAGGCGCAAAAAATAACAATTCAGCAAAAAATGACGATTGTCAAAAAGCAGTTAGAAAGCAATGAGTTGATTACGTTAAAAAGTTTAATTTATGAGTGTTTATCAAGATATGAATTGATTGTTATGCTTATGGCAGTTCTTGAGCTGAGTAAAGCAAATCATATCAACATTTTTCAGGCAGCAATGTTTTCGGATATTGAACTCACAAGAGGGTCTAATTTTTACGAAGATGCCGCTAATCTTCAAGATGCTGAAGCGCAGTTGTAATATAATCACGGTATGCAACACTGAGAGGGTATTCTGTATCATTTAATCTAATTTCAAGTCGAGAGCGCGTGATACTTTCTTTTGAAATAGTACTATGAATGCTATGAATTTCTTCGTCAAATAAATCTTTAAAAATAATATCAGTATTTAGTAAATTTTTCATTTTTTGTTGAAGTGATTGGATTTCTAAAATTCCTTCATTGCGTCTTGAAAGCTGAATGCCAAGTCTTTCTATATAAATTTCATTTTCAAATTGATGACTTTCATTAATAAAAGTTTTTTTGAAATTTTCTTGATTTTTTAACATGATTTGAAGCAATTTTAATATAAAATAACATTCATGAAAAATTTCTGTTACATTTTTTTCTAAAAAATTTTCTTTTATTGCAAGTATCTTTGTTCTTATTTTTTCATCTTTTGTTCCAATGAAATATAAAAATGAATGAGTAGAAACTTCTAAAATATTTATCAAAGAATAAAAAATATTTTTTATTGTATCTTCATCCCAAAACGCTAAAGGGGCATTCAAATCTTCTTTTTTAAGATGATTTTGTTTCGTAATTGAAGCAACTAATTCTATAAATAAATCTTCAAAAAATACGGAGTGATTATTTTCTTTTTCTATTTTTTCGATTAGCATTAAAGATCTGCTTGCTTTAACAGTGCTTGAGGGGAGCTGATTTATTATATTTAATCCTTTTTTAGCGTTTGAGATTAAAAAATATTTAATGCAATTTACGATATATTGATTGTAAGTATTAAACTCTTTTAGCATTAAATAGGATAGCAGTTGTCTTGCCACTGGAGATCCTACAGCAAAATCAAACTGGTAAATCAATTCTTGGGCTTTTTGCTCATTAAAAGGTTCTTTTATGAGCTCCTCAGAGTGAATAAAATCAATAAATTGAGACTCTCCGCATTGAATAAACTTGTGGGCAGCCTTGCCTATAAAAGCTAAAGTCTCTTCAAAAGGCAAAGTGCTTTTTCCAATCTGAATAAGTGCTTTATTTAAATTTTCTTTATTGACCACAGCCAAAGTTCCCGTTATAAAGCACCAACTGCGGCAAATTTTTATGCTGAGTTGGTGAAGGTTTTAAGTTGCGTAAAGCTACTCGGCCTCATTCTAACCTCAATGTTGGGTTGTGTCACTGCTTCTTTGGGAACTCCACGCCTTTTTGGGTAGTGGCATAGGTGATTTTACTTTTATTGCTTTTTTTTAAGCTTGCGTTGTGATAACGCCCTATGCAGAAAGAATGTAGTAGAGAAAAGCTCACTCGCAGACTTTTTAAGTATTTGAATTTATTATTAAATTCTGTTTTAGTGGAGATAACACATGAAAACTTATTCTGCCAAAGCTTCTGAAATTCAGAAGAAATGGTATATTGTAGATGCTGAAGGCAAAACTCTTGGACGTTTGGCAACGCAAATTGCTTACGTTCTTCGCGGCAAGCATAAAGCAACTTTTACGCCACACATGGACATGGGTGATAACGTTATTGTTGTCAATGCTGGTAAAGTCGTTCTTACATCTAATAAAGAGCTTACAAAGCTTTATCATCGCCATACAGGCTTTTTTGGTGGCCTTAAAACTCAAACTGCTGCTGAAATTCGCGCAACTCAGCCAGAGCGCTTGTTAGAGCTCGCTGTCAAGGGAATGCTTCCGCATAATCGTTTAGGTAATGAATGCTATCGCCATCTTAAAGTATATGCTGGTGCTGTGCATCCTCATGCCGCTCAGAACCCTGAAGCATTGCCTGAACGTACTAAGAAAAACTAATAAGTGATTTAAACGAGGGAACCAAAAATGGCAGTTAAATATATATCTGGCGTAGGTAAGCGTAAAACATCTATTGCCCGTGTTTATTTGGTGAAAGATGGTAAAGGAACAATTACAATCAATCATCGTAGTCTTGAAGAATATTTCAAGCGTCCTACATCCAGAATGGTTGTTGAGCAACCATTAAACTTAACTCAAACTTTGGGTAAAGTTGATATTCGCGTAACAGTTGTAGGTGGTGGTCTTTCTGGTCAAGCTGGTGCAATCCGTCACGGGATTACCCATGCATTGTTAAATATGAACCCAGAATTCCGTGCTGTGCTAAAAGCATCCAGTCTTATTACTCGCGATGATCGTATTAAAGAGC
This region of Spirobacillus cienkowskii genomic DNA includes:
- a CDS encoding acyl-CoA thioesterase; translation: MDIKEKEIEERINLSKTNMIKCVFPDTTNHYNTLFGGTALNWMDEVAFITATRFCRKRMVTVSLDKTDFKLPIPAGTFADIYGTVTYVGKKSLKVEVKIFTEKMYSTDKELAVSGIFSMVAIDEEGKSTQIL
- a CDS encoding segregation and condensation protein A, giving the protein MHLRLENFDGPLDLLLHLIKAQELNIFNIPILMITEQFLSFLKQVPELDFFSAGEYLAIAAQLIEIKANMLLPVLQKTINVEAESLDDIAEEDPRKLLVEQLLEFEALKKASEFLQNLNATVQDVFPSAEYKRREEEFAEFEHPIKGNPFDLIISLEKILLKFSGHTTPKVVVKAQKITIQQKMTIVKKQLESNELITLKSLIYECLSRYELIVMLMAVLELSKANHINIFQAAMFSDIELTRGSNFYEDAANLQDAEAQL
- the rplM gene encoding 50S ribosomal protein L13, which translates into the protein MKTYSAKASEIQKKWYIVDAEGKTLGRLATQIAYVLRGKHKATFTPHMDMGDNVIVVNAGKVVLTSNKELTKLYHRHTGFFGGLKTQTAAEIRATQPERLLELAVKGMLPHNRLGNECYRHLKVYAGAVHPHAAQNPEALPERTKKN
- a CDS encoding glycosyltransferase family 9 protein — encoded protein: MQNNISQEKMHLYERVVYITRLTSIGDALIASHSVVKLIKNNYFPVFITSSSNIAIAQKIIGLKSYIIFDSKDKIDFYIENKQVDKEYFLNFITSIPKNKKEIFIDLQKTTRSKKCFKHLIKKNKIFIEKKFFIKKMTLYRFFLIFLSFFYFKQKNKSSTTKYKKIREIQDLLINKIIQKDNKSFVTDFNNKEIILETKNIIPELFSSNNYICIFPGSSGFIKSWPKEKFRLLISEIINKTNLSVIICGAEKETFIGDYLCFPKNNRVINMVNKTTLEQSLNIIANCRYLVSNDSFAGHAADIFNIPASIIFGSTSPKFGFVPLNSNISIEYNYLSCSPCTRHGHSQCRFKNLNCMQNIDQKNIFLKIKEFDSIN
- the rpsI gene encoding 30S ribosomal protein S9; its protein translation is MAVKYISGVGKRKTSIARVYLVKDGKGTITINHRSLEEYFKRPTSRMVVEQPLNLTQTLGKVDIRVTVVGGGLSGQAGAIRHGITHALLNMNPEFRAVLKASSLITRDDRIKERKKYGLRSARARFQFSKR